A genomic region of Gemmata massiliana contains the following coding sequences:
- a CDS encoding PQQ-like beta-propeller repeat protein, translating to MRIRLLLAALSLLAGPQLYAADSWPGYRGPTADGHFAGANAPTKWSEKQNVTWKTAIHGKGWSSPVVLGDQVWVTTADEVLDPNPKPVKGGPPANPVKEVVYFAVCVDRKSGKVLHDVKLHVDQKPQYCHPFNSFASPTPFIEGDRLYAHFGSPGTFCVDTATGKVVWERVDLKCDHFRGAASSPVVYGDLLYLVLDGADYQFVTALDKRTGKTVWTTDRKIKYSTDNGDYKKAYGTPVLFTVGGAQWLVCPSAECTMAYNPKSGAELWRLTHGGMNGAARPVMANGLMYLTSGHTGKLFAVKPEGLAGAVPKEAISWQVAKNVSTRPSLLVAGERLFMVSDTGIASCLETATGKAVWTERLDGEFSSSPVLAGGNVYFCNQIGKTFVVKADENSYTLVTENRLDGGFMASPAFADNELFLRTKTHLYAIGKK from the coding sequence ATGCGCATCCGTTTGCTGCTCGCTGCCTTGAGTCTTCTTGCCGGTCCACAACTTTACGCTGCGGACTCGTGGCCCGGGTACCGCGGCCCTACCGCCGACGGGCACTTCGCCGGGGCGAACGCGCCGACAAAATGGAGCGAGAAGCAGAACGTCACCTGGAAGACCGCGATCCACGGGAAAGGCTGGTCGTCACCGGTCGTGCTCGGAGACCAGGTGTGGGTTACGACGGCCGACGAGGTACTCGACCCGAACCCGAAGCCGGTCAAGGGCGGCCCCCCGGCCAACCCGGTCAAAGAAGTGGTGTACTTCGCGGTGTGTGTGGACCGTAAGAGCGGGAAGGTGCTGCACGACGTCAAGTTGCACGTCGATCAGAAGCCCCAATACTGCCACCCGTTCAACAGCTTCGCGTCCCCGACGCCGTTCATTGAAGGGGACCGGCTGTACGCACACTTCGGCAGTCCGGGGACGTTCTGCGTCGACACCGCGACCGGCAAAGTGGTGTGGGAGCGGGTCGATCTGAAGTGCGACCACTTCCGCGGCGCCGCGTCGTCACCGGTCGTATACGGCGACCTCCTCTACCTCGTACTCGACGGGGCCGATTACCAGTTCGTCACCGCGCTCGACAAGCGGACCGGTAAAACGGTGTGGACCACCGACCGGAAGATCAAGTATTCGACCGACAACGGTGACTACAAGAAAGCTTACGGCACCCCGGTGCTGTTCACGGTCGGCGGGGCGCAGTGGTTAGTGTGCCCATCGGCCGAATGCACAATGGCCTACAACCCGAAGAGCGGCGCGGAATTGTGGCGCCTCACACACGGTGGGATGAACGGCGCGGCCCGGCCCGTCATGGCCAACGGGCTGATGTACCTGACCAGCGGGCACACGGGCAAACTGTTCGCGGTGAAGCCCGAAGGACTGGCGGGCGCGGTACCGAAGGAAGCGATTTCGTGGCAGGTCGCGAAGAACGTGTCCACGCGGCCGTCGCTCCTGGTAGCTGGGGAACGGCTGTTTATGGTGTCCGACACAGGCATCGCGTCGTGCCTGGAAACCGCGACCGGCAAGGCGGTGTGGACCGAACGGCTCGACGGAGAGTTCTCGTCGTCCCCCGTACTAGCCGGCGGAAACGTGTACTTCTGCAACCAGATCGGCAAGACGTTCGTGGTGAAAGCTGACGAAAACTCGTACACGCTCGTGACAGAGAACCGGCTCGACGGCGGGTTCATGGCGTCCCCTGCCTTCGCAGACAACGAACTGTTCCTACGAACGAAAACGCACCTCTACGCGATCGGCAAGAAGTGA
- a CDS encoding GNAT family N-acetyltransferase, whose translation MVNLRPARESDLPYLIALAQRSWLSAFKESAPDEFVREWLARDFENEWYPKYWPEMTVAEIDGVVVGLVQPTKDEINGLWVDPAAQAQGVGTALLYHGEREIASAGYDRAWLSCSGFNPNARRFYLARGYRHVRSEAKPRAGGVIEEMCYYEFVLPRIHSSECPRSG comes from the coding sequence ATGGTGAATCTCCGCCCTGCGCGCGAAAGCGACTTACCGTACCTCATTGCGCTCGCTCAGCGTTCCTGGTTGAGCGCGTTTAAGGAGTCCGCACCGGACGAATTTGTTCGCGAGTGGCTCGCACGCGATTTCGAGAACGAGTGGTACCCGAAATACTGGCCCGAAATGACCGTCGCCGAGATCGATGGGGTCGTGGTCGGCCTCGTGCAACCCACGAAGGACGAGATCAACGGGCTGTGGGTCGACCCGGCCGCACAAGCTCAGGGTGTCGGCACCGCCCTGCTCTACCACGGCGAACGAGAAATTGCTTCGGCCGGGTACGATCGCGCGTGGTTGAGTTGTTCCGGCTTCAACCCGAACGCCCGGCGCTTTTACCTCGCTCGCGGATATCGGCACGTTCGGAGCGAAGCGAAACCGCGTGCGGGCGGCGTGATCGAAGAAATGTGTTACTACGAGTTTGTCCTTCCGCGAATCCACTCATCTGAATGCCCCCGCTCGGGCTGA
- a CDS encoding MGH1-like glycoside hydrolase domain-containing protein: MSTSNPELDRLNDTNELPVWRRWGPYLADRQWSTVREDYSPTGDPWGYFPFWHAHRRAYRWGEDGLAGVSDDSQYLCLALALWNGADPILKERLFGLPNEDGNHGEDVKELYYYADATPTHSYLKMLYKYPQARFPYEKLHEESKRRGRHDTEYEILDSGVFDDNRYFDVFVEYAKAGPRDILMRVTAHNRGPDPAPLHILPTLWFRNTWAWKPDQPRPAFVPSSHAGLKAFHPEWDAYRFWAGAPQQSGEAFDENVPPIDRVGYLFTDNETNAPALFNAPGEGYFKDGFHEYVVNGNRAAVNPEGTGTKAAAHYTFTVPPGQSVTVRCRLRHASDGPNDPFVGFDQIFKDRIAEADQYFESFQQDIPDADARRVQRQAVAGLIWTKQFYQYDTYRWLKGDSATITPPEQRWYARNSDWQHFKAADILSMPDKWEYPYFCAWDTAFHAVAFAPFDPEFAKDQLLLLCREWYTHPNGQLPAYEWNFSDANPPVHAWAAWRVFQIDRKHRHTFRTGGHESHGNPEECEADADWEFLERVFHKLMINFTWWVNRKDAQGRNVFQGGFLGLDNIGVFDRSHPLPTGGFINQADGTAWMAMYALNLMRIALELATRNPVYEDIAIKFFEHFLGIAKAMTDMAGKGVGLWSEEDGFYYDELTLPDGHVERLKVRSMVGLIPLFAVEVLEPELLAKMPAFAARLRWVLENRADMAGLVSRWFEPGRGERRLLSLLRGHRIKKLLSRVMDENEFLSPFGVRGLSRYHRDHPYTFRMGDHTVSVGYVPGDSDTGMFGGNSNWRGPVWFPVNFLIIESLQKFHHYYGPDFKIEFPVGSGKEVTVLEAGVEITRRLTRLFLRDANGLRPCFGKYEKMQSDPHFRDYLLFHEFFHGDHGAGLGASHQTGWTALVAKLLVPRRGERLYDELAASEPAPVQGQQSGISVGKSARTGQH, from the coding sequence ATGTCGACATCGAATCCCGAACTCGATCGGTTGAACGATACCAACGAGCTTCCCGTCTGGCGGCGGTGGGGACCGTACCTCGCGGACCGGCAGTGGAGCACCGTGCGCGAGGACTATTCGCCCACCGGCGACCCCTGGGGGTACTTCCCGTTCTGGCACGCGCACCGGCGCGCGTACCGGTGGGGCGAAGACGGGCTGGCCGGCGTCAGCGACGACAGCCAGTACCTGTGCCTCGCGCTCGCGCTGTGGAACGGCGCGGACCCGATCCTGAAGGAGCGCCTGTTCGGGCTGCCGAACGAGGACGGGAACCACGGCGAGGACGTGAAAGAGCTGTACTACTACGCCGACGCCACGCCGACGCACTCGTACCTGAAGATGCTCTACAAATACCCTCAAGCGCGCTTCCCCTACGAGAAGCTGCACGAGGAGAGCAAGCGCCGGGGGCGCCACGACACTGAGTACGAGATCCTCGATTCCGGGGTGTTCGACGATAACCGGTACTTCGACGTGTTCGTGGAGTACGCGAAGGCCGGGCCGCGCGACATTCTGATGCGCGTTACCGCGCACAACCGCGGACCGGACCCGGCTCCTCTGCACATTCTGCCGACACTCTGGTTCCGCAACACGTGGGCCTGGAAGCCCGACCAACCGCGCCCGGCGTTCGTGCCCTCGTCGCACGCGGGGCTGAAAGCATTCCACCCGGAGTGGGATGCGTACCGGTTCTGGGCCGGCGCCCCCCAGCAGTCCGGCGAGGCGTTCGACGAGAACGTCCCGCCGATCGATCGCGTCGGGTACCTGTTCACCGATAACGAAACGAACGCGCCCGCACTGTTCAACGCGCCGGGCGAGGGGTACTTCAAGGATGGGTTCCACGAGTACGTTGTTAACGGCAATCGGGCCGCGGTGAACCCGGAGGGGACAGGTACCAAGGCGGCCGCGCACTACACGTTCACGGTCCCGCCGGGGCAGTCGGTCACGGTACGGTGCCGGCTCCGGCACGCTTCCGATGGTCCGAACGACCCGTTCGTGGGATTCGATCAGATCTTCAAGGACCGGATCGCCGAGGCGGACCAGTATTTCGAGAGCTTCCAACAGGACATCCCGGACGCGGACGCGCGCCGCGTGCAGCGCCAGGCGGTGGCGGGGCTGATCTGGACGAAACAGTTCTACCAGTACGACACGTACCGCTGGCTGAAGGGCGATTCGGCGACCATCACGCCTCCCGAGCAGCGGTGGTACGCGCGCAACAGCGACTGGCAGCACTTCAAAGCGGCCGACATCCTCTCGATGCCGGACAAATGGGAGTACCCGTACTTCTGTGCGTGGGACACCGCGTTCCACGCGGTCGCGTTCGCGCCGTTTGACCCGGAGTTCGCCAAGGACCAATTGCTGCTCCTGTGCCGCGAGTGGTACACTCACCCGAACGGTCAGTTGCCGGCTTACGAGTGGAACTTCTCCGACGCGAACCCGCCGGTCCACGCCTGGGCCGCGTGGCGCGTGTTCCAGATCGACCGCAAGCACCGGCACACGTTCCGCACCGGCGGGCACGAGTCGCACGGCAACCCGGAAGAGTGCGAGGCGGACGCGGACTGGGAGTTCCTGGAGCGCGTGTTCCACAAGCTCATGATTAACTTCACCTGGTGGGTGAACCGGAAGGACGCGCAGGGGCGGAACGTGTTTCAGGGCGGGTTCCTGGGGCTGGACAACATCGGCGTGTTTGACCGGAGCCACCCGCTCCCGACTGGGGGATTCATCAACCAGGCGGACGGCACCGCGTGGATGGCGATGTACGCGCTGAATCTCATGCGCATCGCGCTCGAACTCGCGACCCGCAACCCGGTGTATGAGGACATCGCGATCAAGTTCTTCGAGCACTTCCTCGGGATCGCGAAGGCGATGACCGACATGGCCGGGAAGGGCGTCGGATTGTGGAGCGAGGAGGACGGGTTCTACTACGACGAACTCACGCTCCCGGACGGGCACGTCGAGCGCCTGAAGGTTCGCTCGATGGTGGGGCTGATCCCGCTGTTCGCGGTGGAAGTGCTGGAGCCGGAGTTGCTCGCGAAGATGCCCGCGTTCGCGGCGCGCCTGCGGTGGGTGCTGGAGAACCGCGCGGACATGGCCGGGCTGGTATCGCGCTGGTTCGAGCCGGGGCGCGGGGAGCGCCGGTTGCTCTCGCTGCTACGCGGGCACCGCATCAAGAAGTTGCTCTCGCGCGTGATGGACGAGAACGAGTTCCTCAGCCCGTTCGGGGTGCGCGGGCTCTCGCGCTACCACCGCGACCACCCCTACACGTTCCGCATGGGCGACCACACGGTCTCGGTGGGGTACGTGCCGGGCGATTCGGACACCGGGATGTTCGGCGGCAACTCGAACTGGCGCGGCCCGGTCTGGTTCCCGGTCAACTTCCTCATCATCGAGAGCTTGCAGAAGTTCCACCACTACTACGGCCCCGACTTCAAGATCGAGTTCCCGGTCGGGAGCGGAAAAGAGGTGACGGTGCTGGAAGCGGGTGTCGAGATCACCCGGCGCCTCACGCGCCTGTTCCTGCGCGACGCGAACGGGTTGCGCCCGTGCTTCGGCAAGTACGAGAAAATGCAGAGCGACCCGCACTTCCGCGATTACCTGCTGTTCCACGAGTTCTTCCACGGCGACCACGGCGCGGGCCTGGGCGCGAGCCACCAAACCGGCTGGACGGCACTCGTGGCGAAGCTCCTGGTCCCGCGCCGCGGCGAGCGACTCTACGACGAACTCGCCGCGTCCGAACCCGCGCCGGTTCAGGGCCAGCAGTCCGGTATCTCGGTGGGCAAATCGGCGCGCACGGGGCAGCACTAG
- a CDS encoding ABC transporter ATP-binding protein, with protein sequence MSPAIETRGLTRDFGDFRAVDGIDLRVERGTFYGFLGPNGAGKSTTIKMLTGLLAPSEGTVRVLDRDILDPKQSLDAKRHIGVIAENLSLFDNLTAREYLTFVGRMYLMPRDTIRQRSAELLDVLGLANEEKKLTLEYSHGMKKKLALAAALLPNPDLLFLDEPFEGVDAITSRVIRDLLAGFVARGSTVFLTSHVLEIVERLCTHVGIITGGRLTEQASLESIRQGDSLENRFIQLAGADATATSKLAWLEVAQ encoded by the coding sequence ATGAGTCCGGCCATTGAAACACGCGGACTGACCCGGGACTTCGGCGACTTCCGCGCCGTAGACGGGATCGACCTGCGGGTCGAGCGCGGCACCTTTTACGGGTTCCTGGGACCGAACGGGGCCGGCAAGTCCACCACCATCAAGATGCTCACCGGGTTGCTCGCGCCGAGCGAGGGCACGGTCCGCGTGCTCGATCGAGACATTCTTGATCCCAAGCAGTCACTCGACGCCAAGCGGCACATCGGCGTGATTGCCGAGAACCTGTCGCTGTTCGACAACCTGACCGCACGCGAGTACCTGACCTTCGTCGGCCGCATGTATCTGATGCCCCGCGACACAATTCGTCAACGATCCGCGGAGCTGCTCGACGTGTTGGGGCTGGCCAACGAGGAAAAGAAACTCACGCTCGAATACTCGCACGGGATGAAGAAAAAGCTCGCGCTGGCCGCGGCGCTGTTACCGAACCCGGACCTGCTGTTCCTCGACGAACCGTTTGAGGGCGTGGACGCGATCACGTCGCGTGTCATCCGCGATCTGCTGGCCGGGTTCGTGGCCCGCGGGTCCACCGTGTTTCTCACGTCGCACGTGTTGGAAATCGTGGAGCGACTCTGCACCCACGTCGGGATCATCACGGGCGGGCGACTCACCGAACAGGCGTCGCTGGAAAGCATCCGACAGGGCGATTCCCTGGAGAACCGGTTCATCCAGTTGGCCGGCGCGGACGCGACGGCCACGTCGAAGCTGGCCTGGCTGGAGGTCGCCCAGTGA
- a CDS encoding ISAs1 family transposase yields the protein MGSPDSGDNTATPLAHALGFRRGKTPTTSTLSRTLRRFDAQQLEAALSRWIEGRIAHTAFEHIALDGKTLRGSRDGDVPGQHLVAAFAPAVGAVLAQVRVDSKTNEHKAALELLGIIPPAGKVVTGDAIFCQRDLAKQVIEAGGHYVLVAKDNHPAPVVDIEGGFAFEAAARSVAAPTSPGTGPGVRSVRSVGHLNGQESRAPGEAHP from the coding sequence CTGGGATCGCCCGATTCGGGCGACAACACGGCAACCCCGCTGGCCCACGCGCTCGGGTTCCGGCGCGGCAAGACGCCCACCACATCCACTCTCTCCCGGACCCTCCGACGGTTCGACGCGCAACAACTCGAAGCAGCCCTGTCGCGCTGGATCGAGGGGCGTATCGCGCACACCGCGTTCGAGCACATCGCGCTCGACGGCAAGACCCTGCGCGGGAGCCGCGACGGGGACGTGCCCGGACAGCACCTGGTGGCCGCGTTCGCGCCGGCGGTCGGGGCGGTGCTGGCCCAGGTGCGGGTCGATTCCAAGACCAACGAACACAAGGCCGCGCTGGAGTTGTTGGGGATCATACCCCCGGCGGGCAAGGTGGTGACCGGCGACGCGATATTCTGCCAACGGGATCTGGCGAAACAGGTGATCGAAGCCGGGGGCCATTACGTCCTCGTGGCGAAGGACAACCACCCCGCGCCGGTGGTCGACATCGAGGGCGGGTTCGCGTTCGAGGCCGCCGCCCGATCCGTCGCGGCGCCCACTTCCCCCGGAACCGGTCCCGGGGTCCGCAGCGTGCGGTCGGTTGGCCACCTCAACGGACAAGAATCACGGGCGCCGGGAGAGGCGCACCCTTGA
- a CDS encoding tubulin-like doman-containing protein, with product MNWLREPDGEPLPGYRLIEPIGTGGFGEVWKCVAPGGIHKAIKFVYGNLNALDGDDARAVQELKALERVKQVRHPFVVSIEQIQDVGGELVIVMELADRNLHECLVEYQGAGRPGIPRDILLGFLDDAAVGLDHLIEKHNLQHLDVKPRNLFMVADRVKVADFGLVKQLERSSSSGLMGGVTPIYAAPETFQNKISKHSDQYSLAIVYVELLTGKRPFAGKNIRQLALQHMSEPPDLTMLPEVDQPVVARALAKNPDERWPSCTAFIRALGGPRDATGSSGGTEAGSGVREPGAWAKVGRTVHDVELTPPAPARGGAVVMSGAPRPQSTPHEHPEIDEDHLLGVTATQKDLGVLRPTILIGVGSFGRRALQEIRCRLTDRVGDVVQVPCFRFLYVDCDPDAVTKAVSAPPDVALGTDEVFPVPLQPVTQYRRRQLDQILDWLPREKLYAIPRSLRAGGARSLGRLAFCDNYLRFVTRLRREFQIATHPESLAQSSDQTGLTVRGSVPQVYVFASASGGSGGMLVDLGYAVRRVLARVTPVDAPVTAFVYAAAPDDPNSTDAELANLYATITELNHFSDPEVSFTAQYGGHEGPKVESRGLPFTSTYLMPMSERSAGSFRDCLSHLAGYVSHDMTTPLGPVLEQLRTRPVGFDRSPFRSFGTYGVWFPRGLLLRAAAQKICIRLLKEWKVDADPADPTPVQHVVGHAVNDPRLKPDAVRAQIEQEAVRGPDGGPGDQIERWLSGLEAQLGGSVRRPDAAAWSRAVWEQARDLIGTRPMGEQDSSVRRSRTSKMLEEAVKRLAEMWGNEFAEVVRPLEEYPGRRLGAISVALKKLAAASSEWANAADARAQQLAVKARQAKSDVQSAHDVCQAGSGTFSFFGGRSGRSMRHFLDQVRVFAHVRLQEDLADAVAKFYRALRARIEDRARELAYCRTRMELLVDVMESPLANLPPSSDTPVALSEEALQQTLRPTNTLNVVLPAGETHIERSAKKIVASVKSEDVLRLEVALQKLVLEPRGGLTALCQMNADMGRTLVAPMVEQTTAFLSDLLPVTDVTEVEVSTSRARKVDMSARIKDYHERSAPACGSEAGAQTFVLVPETESGSAFAAMVKKSVPAATTISVNGAATDLMFCREHGNLMPAEVAAILSACQPAYYEALATTQTSPHSRFDVTEWLPLSE from the coding sequence ATGAACTGGCTCCGCGAGCCCGACGGCGAACCGCTGCCCGGCTACCGACTCATCGAACCCATCGGGACCGGCGGGTTCGGTGAAGTGTGGAAGTGTGTCGCGCCCGGCGGCATTCACAAGGCGATCAAGTTCGTCTACGGTAACCTCAACGCACTCGACGGCGACGACGCGCGCGCCGTGCAGGAACTGAAGGCGCTCGAGCGCGTCAAGCAGGTCAGGCACCCGTTCGTCGTGTCCATCGAGCAAATCCAGGACGTCGGCGGCGAACTCGTCATCGTAATGGAACTGGCCGATCGGAACCTGCACGAGTGCCTGGTCGAGTACCAGGGCGCCGGGCGCCCCGGCATCCCGCGCGACATCCTTCTGGGGTTCCTCGACGACGCGGCCGTCGGCCTGGACCACCTGATCGAGAAGCACAACCTCCAACACCTCGACGTGAAGCCGCGCAACCTGTTCATGGTGGCGGACCGCGTGAAGGTCGCGGACTTCGGGCTGGTGAAGCAGCTCGAGCGCTCCAGTTCGTCCGGGCTGATGGGTGGCGTCACGCCCATTTACGCGGCCCCGGAAACATTTCAGAACAAGATCAGCAAGCACTCGGACCAGTACAGCCTCGCGATCGTGTACGTCGAGTTGCTCACCGGGAAGCGCCCCTTTGCCGGCAAGAACATCCGGCAACTCGCGCTCCAACACATGTCCGAACCGCCGGATCTGACGATGCTCCCGGAGGTCGATCAGCCGGTCGTCGCCCGAGCACTGGCGAAGAACCCGGACGAGCGCTGGCCGAGCTGCACCGCGTTCATCCGCGCGCTCGGCGGCCCGCGGGACGCGACCGGTAGCAGCGGCGGGACCGAGGCCGGTAGCGGCGTGCGCGAACCAGGGGCGTGGGCCAAGGTCGGGCGCACCGTTCACGATGTAGAACTGACGCCACCAGCGCCGGCGCGCGGGGGCGCGGTCGTGATGTCGGGGGCGCCGCGGCCCCAATCGACACCGCACGAACACCCGGAGATCGACGAAGATCACCTGCTCGGTGTGACCGCGACGCAAAAAGACCTGGGCGTACTGCGGCCGACGATCCTCATCGGTGTGGGGAGCTTCGGGCGCCGGGCGCTGCAGGAGATCCGGTGCCGGCTCACGGACCGCGTCGGCGACGTAGTTCAGGTACCGTGTTTCCGCTTCCTCTACGTCGATTGCGACCCGGACGCGGTCACCAAGGCCGTGAGCGCGCCGCCCGACGTCGCGCTCGGGACCGATGAAGTGTTCCCGGTGCCGCTGCAACCGGTCACACAGTACCGGCGCCGGCAACTCGATCAGATCCTCGACTGGCTGCCGCGCGAGAAGCTGTACGCGATCCCGCGGAGCCTGCGGGCCGGAGGCGCACGCTCGCTCGGGCGCCTCGCGTTCTGCGACAATTACCTGCGGTTCGTCACGCGCTTGCGGCGCGAGTTCCAGATCGCCACGCACCCGGAGTCGCTCGCACAATCGTCCGACCAGACCGGGCTGACGGTTCGCGGGAGTGTCCCGCAGGTGTACGTGTTCGCCAGTGCGAGCGGCGGGTCCGGCGGGATGCTCGTGGACCTCGGGTACGCGGTGCGCCGGGTGCTCGCGCGGGTGACGCCGGTCGACGCCCCCGTGACCGCGTTCGTGTACGCGGCCGCACCCGACGACCCGAACTCGACGGACGCGGAACTCGCGAACCTGTACGCCACAATTACCGAACTGAACCACTTCTCCGATCCGGAAGTGTCGTTCACCGCACAATACGGCGGTCACGAGGGGCCGAAGGTCGAGAGCCGCGGGCTGCCGTTCACGTCCACGTACCTGATGCCGATGTCGGAGCGCAGCGCCGGTTCGTTCCGGGACTGCCTCTCGCACCTCGCGGGGTACGTTTCGCACGACATGACGACGCCGCTCGGCCCGGTGCTGGAACAACTCCGTACTCGGCCCGTCGGGTTCGATCGCAGCCCGTTCCGCTCGTTCGGCACGTATGGCGTGTGGTTCCCGCGCGGGTTGCTCCTCCGGGCCGCGGCGCAGAAGATCTGCATCCGGCTCCTGAAGGAATGGAAGGTGGACGCGGACCCCGCCGACCCGACCCCCGTACAGCACGTCGTCGGGCACGCGGTCAACGATCCGCGCCTGAAGCCGGACGCGGTGCGGGCGCAAATCGAACAGGAAGCGGTCCGCGGGCCGGACGGCGGCCCCGGCGACCAGATCGAGCGCTGGTTGAGTGGACTGGAAGCGCAACTCGGCGGCTCGGTCCGCCGGCCCGACGCGGCGGCGTGGTCGCGAGCCGTGTGGGAACAGGCGCGCGATCTGATTGGCACGCGCCCGATGGGGGAGCAGGACAGCAGCGTGCGCCGGAGCCGCACGTCGAAGATGCTGGAGGAAGCGGTCAAGCGCCTCGCGGAAATGTGGGGGAACGAATTCGCGGAAGTCGTGCGCCCCTTAGAGGAATACCCCGGGCGCAGACTGGGGGCGATCAGTGTTGCCTTGAAGAAACTCGCGGCCGCGTCCTCGGAGTGGGCCAACGCTGCCGATGCGCGCGCCCAACAGCTCGCGGTCAAAGCGCGCCAGGCAAAGAGTGACGTGCAGTCCGCTCATGACGTGTGCCAGGCCGGGAGCGGTACGTTCAGCTTCTTCGGCGGGCGCAGCGGGCGCAGCATGCGGCACTTCCTCGACCAGGTTCGCGTGTTCGCGCACGTCCGGTTACAGGAAGATCTGGCGGACGCGGTCGCGAAGTTCTACCGGGCGCTCCGCGCTCGGATCGAGGACCGGGCGCGAGAACTCGCGTACTGCCGCACGCGGATGGAACTGCTCGTCGACGTGATGGAGTCCCCGCTCGCGAACCTGCCGCCGTCGTCGGACACGCCGGTCGCGCTCTCGGAAGAAGCGCTCCAGCAGACCCTGCGCCCGACGAACACGCTGAACGTGGTGCTCCCCGCGGGTGAAACGCACATCGAGCGCTCGGCCAAGAAGATCGTGGCTTCGGTCAAGTCGGAGGACGTGCTCCGGTTGGAAGTCGCGCTCCAGAAACTGGTGCTCGAACCGCGCGGCGGGTTGACCGCGCTGTGCCAAATGAACGCGGACATGGGCCGCACCCTGGTCGCTCCGATGGTCGAACAGACTACGGCGTTCCTGAGTGACTTACTCCCGGTGACGGACGTAACGGAAGTGGAAGTCTCAACGTCCCGGGCGCGGAAGGTGGACATGAGCGCCCGGATCAAGGACTACCACGAGCGCTCGGCCCCGGCGTGCGGTTCCGAAGCCGGCGCACAGACGTTCGTACTGGTCCCCGAAACGGAGTCGGGCAGCGCGTTCGCCGCGATGGTCAAGAAGTCCGTGCCGGCCGCGACGACGATCTCGGTGAACGGCGCCGCGACGGATCTGATGTTCTGCCGCGAGCACGGGAACCTGATGCCGGCGGAGGTAGCCGCGATCCTGTCGGCGTGTCAGCCGGCGTACTACGAAGCACTCGCGACCACGCAAACATCGCCGCACTCCCGGTTCGACGTGACCGAGTGGTTACCGCTTTCGGAGTAG
- a CDS encoding Uma2 family endonuclease codes for MSEPEPDVAVVTGSSRDYFVDHPKTALLVVEVSDTTIHEDTHDKASLYATGGIADYWVVDLTTDRVLVFRSPAPDAASRFGTNYAP; via the coding sequence ATTTCCGAACCTGAACCGGATGTCGCCGTGGTCACTGGCTCATCGCGCGATTACTTCGTCGATCACCCGAAGACCGCGCTTCTGGTTGTCGAAGTGAGCGACACGACGATCCACGAAGACACGCACGACAAGGCGAGTTTGTACGCGACCGGCGGGATCGCGGATTACTGGGTCGTTGATCTCACGACCGATCGCGTGCTGGTGTTCCGGTCGCCCGCACCGGATGCCGCGTCGCGCTTCGGGACGAACTACGCGCCGTGA